The following is a genomic window from Ktedonobacterales bacterium.
CCGCCTCCTCTCGAAAGACGGCGGCAAGGGCGGCATGCGCCTCAATGCTCACTATGATCCACCGTCGGGCGGATTTCTACCGCGCCACCACCGGGCCAGCTTTTGGCAAGGCGCAGCGCCTCGTCCAGATCGGCCACGTTGATCTCAACATAGCCGCCAACCACCTCGTTGCCCTCAATGTACGGGCCGTCACGGACGATTGGCTCCTTCCTCCCCTCGAAGCGCACGGTGGTGGCAGTATGCGGCGGCTGAAGCTGATTACCGTCGCCCAGCTTCGCCGCGTGTTCCTCGAACCAGTGATACACCTTGCTGTATTGCTCGCTCCTCACTTCCTCGCTCGCCTGTTCCCATTCCCGCTGCAACTCCTGAGACCCACAGAACAACAGCACATACTTCATGGCCGATACCTCCTCTTTCTTGTTTCATCTGAAACAGAAGTAACTGCGCAACACTCATCAAATCAGTCACTTCTTTTTAACGACAAACAAGAAGGATGGGAAAACGACAACAACCGCGCCAATTGCTGAGAGTTGGTCTGGATAGTGCTTGATTTTCCGTCCGTGAGGGGCTATGCTGGGAGAACAAAAACTCCGCCCCTGGCGCCAGAGGTCGGCGTTGAACGATCAGCATGCGCAGAAAAAGCACGAGTGGACCTGGCAATAGCACAGAGAGCCGGATACAATAAGGCTGCTGCACTTGCATTTTTTCTGAAAATTGCTATGCTTGATAGAGAAGGTACACGGTTCCATTCCGGGGAGGAAGGCCAATGAGCCAGCGTCAGAGGCCGCCTGAGAGCGAGGCCGCTGCTACATTGGAATTGCTCGCGCTGCGCGGAGAGATAGACGACCTTGACCTCAGCGAAGGCCGTCTGAAGTTGCAGGTGCTGCAACTTCAGATTCAGATCGCCAACTCCGAGCGCCCAACATCCGGCCCCGCAAACGCGCCAGCCGCCGATGCCGCTTCGCTGGCGAACGCCTCCCAGGAGCGCCTGGCCGCTTTGCAGGCCCAGC
Proteins encoded in this region:
- a CDS encoding YciI family protein encodes the protein MKYVLLFCGSQELQREWEQASEEVRSEQYSKVYHWFEEHAAKLGDGNQLQPPHTATTVRFEGRKEPIVRDGPYIEGNEVVGGYVEINVADLDEALRLAKSWPGGGAVEIRPTVDHSEH